The Microbacterium luteum genome includes a region encoding these proteins:
- a CDS encoding DUF6297 family protein: MTGLATFAAGLVGGSLTSNGLADPLSTAMFAAVGALVGIVATVAWLAGQVFPRAAVPVALGVLALAAFTAAVPFMQPFTPWGWVGLAYPGSGSPHTLVALTALTAALVAAVPVLLNRLGLAELMAQAARWESAATYATGMEFSSAVTIYQGEPHAGRRRLRAVRAIRRRSAVFLIRDAIGAVRTPGRLVVGVIALATAGTLITLAFAPAMPGWALGAAAGLTLFGGLGPFTDGIRHAASVAADFPLYGISDEHLLANHALFPLAVTVVVLLTVVVVCSFVTGMSAFAPILSSLALGVLTLMARVGNALKGPLPPTLLAPIPTPVGDLGAAVRMIWALDAVLLIAFAGAAAALAFESPVLLIGVAITLVGLVVARWRQRT, translated from the coding sequence GTGACCGGACTGGCCACGTTCGCTGCCGGGCTGGTCGGCGGCAGTCTGACGAGTAATGGCCTGGCCGATCCGCTCAGCACGGCGATGTTTGCCGCGGTCGGCGCGCTCGTTGGCATCGTCGCCACCGTTGCCTGGCTCGCCGGACAAGTGTTCCCGCGCGCTGCGGTGCCGGTTGCACTCGGTGTCCTCGCGCTTGCCGCGTTCACCGCTGCCGTCCCGTTCATGCAGCCGTTCACCCCTTGGGGGTGGGTTGGGCTCGCATATCCCGGCAGCGGCTCGCCCCACACCCTCGTCGCGCTGACGGCGCTGACGGCCGCCCTCGTCGCCGCGGTGCCGGTGCTGCTGAATCGGCTCGGTCTCGCCGAGCTGATGGCGCAGGCCGCGCGGTGGGAGTCCGCGGCCACCTATGCGACCGGCATGGAGTTTAGCTCTGCCGTAACGATCTACCAGGGGGAGCCCCACGCGGGCCGCCGCCGCCTCCGCGCCGTCCGAGCGATCCGGCGTCGGTCGGCGGTGTTCCTGATCCGTGACGCGATCGGGGCTGTCCGCACACCGGGTCGGCTCGTCGTCGGCGTCATCGCCCTCGCCACCGCCGGGACGCTCATCACGCTCGCTTTCGCACCCGCGATGCCAGGCTGGGCGCTTGGGGCCGCAGCCGGCCTGACCTTGTTCGGCGGCCTCGGCCCATTCACGGACGGCATCCGGCACGCCGCGAGTGTCGCGGCAGACTTCCCGCTGTACGGGATCAGCGACGAGCATCTGCTCGCCAACCATGCACTCTTTCCCTTGGCTGTGACGGTCGTCGTGCTCCTTACGGTTGTTGTCGTGTGCTCGTTTGTCACCGGGATGAGCGCCTTCGCGCCGATTCTCAGTTCGCTGGCGCTTGGAGTACTCACCCTGATGGCTCGCGTTGGCAATGCACTGAAAGGCCCACTCCCGCCGACGCTATTGGCGCCGATCCCGACGCCGGTTGGCGACCTCGGCGCAGCGGTGCGGATGATCTGGGCTCTGGATGCCGTGTTGCTCATAGCGTTTGCAGGCGCCGCGGCGGCCCTGGCGTTCGAGTCGCCCGTTCTGCTAATCGGTGTCGCTATTACTCTCGTCGGGCTCGTCGTCGCACGGTGGCGCCAGCGAACGTGA
- a CDS encoding ABC transporter ATP-binding protein, protein MIEVYEVGVTAGDVTLLAPVSVVANRGEALVVRGRNGTGKSTLLRVLAGARKPSSGVVRIGGAAVVQRDSGFRRRVASMIGLPPMAPDLTVFDHVLLVATTWLDEPASASELARGVVAELGLAALGERFPHELSSGQAQLFGIALVLARPFEVLILDEPEQRLDPEHVQSVIDVLDARRGQGATLVIATHSQVIADGLADHTLDLNGAA, encoded by the coding sequence ATGATCGAGGTATATGAGGTCGGCGTTACGGCGGGTGACGTGACGCTCCTCGCTCCCGTCTCGGTAGTGGCGAATCGGGGCGAGGCGCTGGTGGTGCGCGGAAGGAACGGGACCGGCAAGTCGACGTTGCTGCGAGTGCTGGCCGGTGCGCGTAAACCGTCGAGCGGGGTGGTGCGGATTGGTGGAGCTGCCGTCGTGCAGCGTGACAGTGGGTTCCGTCGGCGCGTCGCGTCGATGATCGGTCTGCCGCCGATGGCTCCCGACCTCACCGTGTTCGATCACGTCCTATTGGTTGCCACGACGTGGCTGGATGAGCCGGCTTCGGCGTCAGAGCTTGCACGTGGGGTGGTCGCAGAGTTGGGTTTGGCCGCGCTCGGGGAGCGGTTCCCTCACGAGCTGTCGTCTGGGCAGGCGCAGTTGTTTGGCATCGCGCTGGTGCTGGCCCGACCATTTGAGGTGCTGATTCTCGATGAGCCGGAACAGCGTCTGGATCCGGAGCATGTGCAGTCGGTGATTGACGTACTGGACGCGAGGCGCGGCCAGGGCGCGACATTGGTGATCGCCACACACAGTCAGGTCATCGCGGACGGGCTGGCCGATCACACGCTCGACTTGAATGGGGCGGCATGA
- a CDS encoding TetR/AcrR family transcriptional regulator — translation MPRSAELGTKGERTRERIRTAALASFRENGYDATTIRKIADELGISVGATNYHFPSKNHLIQELYLDVQHAHRAAAERLLETETRLIDRLAIVYATGIDQLMPYHAHAGEFLSAAVSPRSPINPLSAESADSFEVVQGLFAQAVEGAAPAGLPDDIRALLPRALVLAHLLLALFWVYDTSEGQRRTRTLLERGLKLLGTVLPLARLPILRGALRDMLSLVTEVRA, via the coding sequence ATGCCGCGTAGCGCCGAACTTGGAACCAAGGGCGAGCGCACCCGCGAGCGTATCCGCACCGCCGCGCTCGCGTCCTTCCGGGAGAACGGGTACGACGCAACGACGATCCGGAAGATCGCGGACGAACTCGGGATTTCTGTGGGAGCGACGAACTACCACTTCCCCTCGAAGAACCACCTCATTCAGGAGCTGTACCTCGATGTGCAGCACGCGCACCGCGCCGCCGCCGAACGCCTGCTGGAAACGGAGACTCGACTCATCGACCGGCTAGCCATCGTCTACGCGACCGGAATCGACCAGCTGATGCCGTATCACGCTCACGCCGGTGAGTTCCTCTCGGCCGCGGTCTCGCCACGATCACCGATCAACCCGTTGTCGGCCGAATCCGCTGACTCCTTCGAGGTCGTCCAGGGACTGTTCGCACAGGCCGTCGAAGGCGCCGCACCCGCTGGACTGCCCGACGACATCCGTGCACTCCTCCCCCGCGCACTCGTGCTCGCACACCTGCTGCTCGCGCTCTTCTGGGTATACGACACCTCCGAAGGCCAGCGCCGCACACGGACGCTGCTCGAGCGCGGTCTCAAGCTGTTGGGGACCGTGCTGCCGCTGGCCCGACTGCCCATCCTCCGAGGTGCACTACGCGACATGCTCTCGCTCGTCACCGAGGTCCGCGCATGA
- a CDS encoding epimerase has protein sequence MTKDQEPVVVLAGASGFIGSAIADAFVEDGYEVRFIGRNAPVRWDDPDALGQAVDGADVVVNFAGKSVNCRYTDRNRDEILASRVQTTRALREAIAHADHPPRVWMNASTATIYRHAMDHANTEDSGELGSGFSVDVATSWERELYADSLPATRRVSLRMAIVVGDGPATRMLFTLTRWGLGGTQFDGWRPPHRRYRGIGDHPTGSDRAPWHRTHGRQKFSWVHIDDVVAAIRFIRDEEDLSGPINIASPQSSDNRALMRTLRRVVGRRVGLPSLRWMLELAMWAISTEPELVLKSRWVIPQALTDAGFTFSHPDLDEALTDVHTRRVNTTTPGAARTEKTASHAA, from the coding sequence ATGACCAAGGATCAGGAGCCAGTGGTCGTCCTTGCTGGTGCGAGCGGGTTCATCGGGAGCGCAATTGCTGACGCATTTGTCGAGGACGGATATGAGGTGAGATTCATCGGCCGCAACGCGCCTGTCAGGTGGGATGATCCCGATGCCCTCGGCCAGGCGGTGGATGGGGCCGACGTGGTCGTGAACTTCGCGGGGAAGTCCGTGAACTGCCGCTACACCGACCGAAACCGCGACGAAATACTCGCCTCGCGCGTGCAGACCACCCGTGCGCTACGGGAGGCGATCGCGCACGCGGACCATCCCCCGCGGGTCTGGATGAACGCGTCGACAGCGACGATCTATCGGCACGCGATGGACCATGCGAACACAGAGGACAGCGGGGAACTCGGCTCAGGGTTCTCCGTCGATGTCGCGACGTCTTGGGAACGCGAGCTGTACGCGGACTCGCTCCCCGCCACGCGCCGGGTGTCGCTTCGGATGGCGATTGTCGTCGGCGACGGACCTGCCACACGCATGCTGTTCACGCTTACGCGGTGGGGCCTCGGTGGAACCCAGTTCGACGGCTGGCGCCCGCCACACCGCCGCTACCGTGGAATCGGCGACCACCCCACCGGGAGCGACCGTGCACCGTGGCACCGCACTCACGGACGCCAGAAATTCAGCTGGGTCCACATCGACGATGTCGTCGCCGCCATTCGCTTCATCCGGGATGAGGAGGATCTCTCCGGCCCGATCAACATCGCGTCGCCGCAGTCGTCCGACAACCGCGCGCTCATGCGAACGCTCCGGCGGGTCGTCGGCCGCCGGGTCGGCCTGCCGAGTCTTCGATGGATGCTGGAACTCGCGATGTGGGCAATCTCCACCGAGCCCGAACTCGTCCTGAAGAGCCGGTGGGTCATCCCGCAGGCGCTCACCGACGCCGGATTCACCTTTTCGCACCCCGACCTGGACGAGGCGCTCACGGACGTCCACACTCGCCGGGTCAACACGACAACACCGGGGGCGGCCAGGACAGAGAAGACCGCGAGCCATGCCGCGTAG
- a CDS encoding PLDc N-terminal domain-containing protein: protein MSDEHNPLIPVGYDIVWSIVTVLVIALTVVALVTLARSARRLTTAQALIWNLVVLLVPLLGPVAWLTIGRRAVRVNSTT, encoded by the coding sequence GTGAGCGACGAGCACAACCCATTGATCCCTGTCGGCTACGACATCGTCTGGTCGATCGTGACCGTGCTCGTCATCGCGCTCACAGTCGTTGCGCTTGTGACGCTCGCACGATCGGCCCGGCGGCTCACTACGGCGCAAGCGTTGATCTGGAATCTCGTCGTTCTTCTCGTACCACTCCTGGGTCCGGTCGCTTGGCTGACAATCGGTCGTCGAGCCGTGCGCGTGAACTCGACCACCTGA
- a CDS encoding RNA polymerase sigma factor, producing the protein MDAVDRSEQALWERGVAGDGDAFGLIFDLHRDRVFRHAYRILQDVHDAEDATAVAFLELWRRRHRVRRVDGSPLPWLLVTTTNTCRNLDRAKRRYGALLEGLPHGSPARSAEDIVLDQLTDDEVLAAALGMLGRTDAELFALVALEHYSITDAAAAVGISPGAARTRMHRARHALKRELGHQTLASYLSQEAT; encoded by the coding sequence ATGGATGCGGTGGATCGGTCGGAGCAGGCGCTGTGGGAGCGTGGTGTCGCCGGTGATGGTGATGCGTTCGGGCTGATCTTCGATCTCCACCGTGATCGTGTGTTCCGGCATGCGTACCGGATCCTCCAGGACGTGCACGATGCTGAGGACGCGACCGCGGTCGCGTTCCTGGAGCTGTGGCGTCGGCGGCATCGGGTGCGGCGGGTCGACGGGTCGCCTCTGCCGTGGCTGCTGGTCACGACCACGAACACGTGCCGGAACCTCGACCGCGCGAAACGACGATACGGTGCGCTGTTGGAGGGGCTGCCGCACGGGTCGCCAGCACGGTCCGCGGAGGACATCGTCCTTGACCAGCTCACCGACGACGAGGTCCTCGCCGCGGCGCTGGGCATGCTCGGGCGGACGGACGCGGAACTGTTCGCGCTGGTCGCGCTCGAGCACTACTCGATCACGGACGCCGCCGCCGCGGTCGGCATCTCGCCAGGTGCGGCCCGCACCCGCATGCACCGCGCCCGTCACGCACTGAAGCGCGAACTCGGGCATCAGACTCTCGCCAGCTACCTCTCCCAGGAGGCGACATGA
- a CDS encoding deoxyguanosinetriphosphate triphosphohydrolase family protein encodes MAVENPPDALVKLADGSWVLPRTREQRYGRREVSRPSARDHRTETERDRGRLGYSAYLRRLAGVTQVVSPELASAQMHSRSSHTHKVAMIAREIADHVTRSADENGAWRAVIAAAGGLDIAACEAAGLAHDIGHPPFGHAGEDALDAYLELKDVEDGFEGNAQTFRTVTRLDRNKGTTVYGLNLTNVTLAAVLKYPYAKRKPYKDGKNRKFGAYLDDADQLRYVRAAVLDLGEAGEDHGRQTLEASIMDLADDVAYAIHDLEDFLAAGLIDVGLVLDDINAALDDAGIVQDMREKADFRSANFRKTPGRFSQPLVFVEASKRHRVGYSPHYNDRDYAAALHDVGRFLTQLGDPDLQDYAQNLRLLLKDFITKFFDAIELNEDPPYADGPSVYLTSEAWHQMQVLKSITRHYLVSRPRMGSMQRAQTRSIEILMEGLADWICTAPEEHSLPPTLLSMLARNNVAVPITRQSTDSLEPEHFRALSDYVCTMSDSEALMRSQWLAGTEVPGSFRLALS; translated from the coding sequence GTGGCAGTTGAGAACCCGCCGGACGCTCTAGTCAAACTTGCCGACGGATCGTGGGTTCTGCCGCGCACCCGCGAGCAACGCTACGGCCGACGGGAAGTGTCCCGACCGAGCGCCCGGGATCACCGCACGGAAACCGAACGCGACCGGGGCCGACTGGGCTACTCGGCGTACCTGCGACGCCTCGCCGGCGTGACCCAGGTCGTCTCGCCCGAGCTCGCGTCCGCACAGATGCACAGTCGCTCATCGCACACCCACAAGGTGGCCATGATCGCGCGAGAGATTGCAGACCATGTGACACGCAGTGCCGATGAGAACGGCGCCTGGCGGGCAGTCATCGCCGCTGCGGGCGGCCTAGACATCGCCGCCTGTGAGGCCGCCGGACTTGCACACGACATCGGCCACCCCCCGTTCGGCCATGCCGGTGAGGACGCGCTGGACGCCTACCTGGAACTCAAGGACGTCGAGGACGGATTCGAAGGGAACGCGCAGACGTTCCGAACCGTGACACGTCTTGACCGCAACAAGGGCACCACCGTCTACGGGCTGAACCTGACGAACGTCACGCTGGCGGCGGTACTCAAGTACCCGTATGCGAAGCGCAAGCCGTACAAGGACGGGAAGAACCGAAAGTTCGGGGCCTACCTCGACGATGCCGACCAGCTCCGGTACGTGCGCGCTGCAGTCCTCGACCTCGGAGAGGCCGGGGAGGACCACGGGCGGCAAACGCTGGAAGCCTCCATCATGGACCTCGCCGACGATGTCGCCTACGCCATCCACGACCTGGAGGACTTCCTCGCAGCCGGTCTCATCGATGTCGGCCTGGTCCTCGACGACATCAATGCCGCGCTCGACGACGCCGGCATCGTTCAAGACATGCGCGAGAAGGCAGACTTCCGCAGCGCCAACTTCAGGAAGACACCAGGGCGGTTCTCCCAGCCCCTGGTGTTCGTCGAAGCGTCAAAGCGGCATCGAGTGGGGTACTCACCCCACTACAACGACCGGGACTATGCGGCCGCCCTGCACGATGTGGGCCGCTTCCTCACCCAGCTCGGGGACCCCGACCTTCAGGACTACGCGCAAAATCTGAGGCTGCTGCTGAAGGATTTCATCACGAAGTTCTTCGACGCCATCGAATTGAACGAGGACCCACCTTACGCCGACGGCCCGTCGGTGTACCTCACGTCGGAAGCCTGGCATCAAATGCAGGTGCTGAAATCCATCACGCGCCATTACCTAGTGTCTCGACCCCGCATGGGTTCGATGCAGCGGGCTCAGACGAGGTCCATCGAGATTCTGATGGAAGGTCTCGCGGACTGGATCTGTACCGCCCCCGAGGAACACTCTCTCCCGCCGACGCTGCTGAGCATGCTCGCGCGCAACAACGTCGCGGTGCCTATCACTCGGCAGTCGACAGACTCCCTCGAGCCTGAGCACTTCCGCGCCCTGTCCGACTATGTGTGCACCATGTCCGACTCCGAGGCCCTCATGCGATCCCAGTGGCTCGCAGGCACGGAAGTCCCCGGCTCGTTCCGCCTCGCACTGTCCTGA
- a CDS encoding AAA family ATPase, with amino-acid sequence MRGGLERWKRGVESQGVRQAMAYAFKGSCDSHLRSVTGIEALAAYGGGDAACVTRFTIEAGVITSDGLDAGELRRWVDGRDPHTNDARGREIRSPHADLLLDGTINAPKSYSIAALINDDLATEFEALQSRLRTQIITTWQRELNARRGAGGSIRESLRRIEVVELQHRRSRALDPHIHRHLWLNVKVLGEDGKWSNVDSRVAMKLHTLINAEGELAARTDPEWIDALARNGYSLDDAGEIAELAHAVRPLSRRSNQIEANRAKLLLEWRSEHPGQEPDHDVLQHIDRLAWAKNRPNKPGVVDESEWAELIRDELRTIDPDLLRPRSTKNLQAVAIQDVDRDLLAARALVDADSRSAACGGRFSAYDLRAGATRAVAASGVVAYRDDLQELIDDVMARGLDHTVDLLGAERERPEHIKGFMAATTAGLKVELAARFDALTRAGQPVGHDDIADIADLVLDADVTLDEGQADAAAAIAGTDRLVSVTGPAGAGKTTMLRVARAALQRQGRQLVVVAPTKKAASVAGREIGATALSLHALLADHGWRWGRDEAGAEVWTRLRVGDADPRTGGMFAGPRRFALRPGDRVVVDEAGMVDLHTASALAAVAAETGAGVAMVGDHLQAMPVGHAGAMACMTRRATAVVELTAVHRFRDPDYAALTLRMREPASRDDALAVASELDARGSIRRVTDAAQARDVMVDAWFRWAATRRRVALVTSTNEEADAINEAIQERRVELGQLHAGRLAMGQGEQRLLEGDVVQTRLNDREADVENRALWTIRRIGSSDIVLVALGDSGDTRRVPLEYAAEHVHLAYASTVHGIQGETTDASIVGPGVDASGLYVGMTRGRLHNEAIAVGWSSDAAQEHVADSMMRGAQEVSIDDSVRAARNELGRAARASAVPRRESDAAGVRPDHPSDAAHRREWLESATDALASLEAQIAGEAAVHHARGSADSKRCEALMRQRDRVRLAIDEIGRAHERTAPEVPNLAAPHRDHVRAPHAVNHAVDHASRGL; translated from the coding sequence ATGCGCGGAGGCCTCGAACGCTGGAAGCGGGGTGTCGAATCGCAGGGGGTTCGGCAGGCGATGGCCTACGCGTTCAAGGGAAGCTGTGACTCTCACCTCCGCAGCGTCACGGGCATCGAGGCGCTCGCCGCCTATGGTGGAGGAGACGCCGCCTGCGTCACTCGGTTCACCATCGAGGCCGGCGTCATCACGAGCGACGGACTCGACGCCGGTGAGCTACGCCGTTGGGTCGACGGGCGCGACCCACACACCAACGACGCGCGTGGTCGCGAAATCAGATCACCGCACGCCGACCTTCTCCTCGATGGCACAATCAATGCTCCGAAGTCATACAGCATCGCCGCGCTGATCAACGACGACCTGGCGACCGAGTTCGAAGCCCTGCAAAGCCGCCTTCGCACCCAGATCATCACGACCTGGCAGCGAGAGCTGAATGCTCGCCGTGGCGCCGGGGGCAGCATCCGAGAATCGCTTCGCCGCATCGAAGTGGTCGAACTGCAGCACCGACGGTCGCGGGCGCTCGACCCGCACATCCACCGGCACCTGTGGCTGAACGTCAAGGTGCTCGGCGAGGACGGCAAGTGGTCGAATGTCGATTCCCGTGTCGCGATGAAGCTCCACACCCTCATCAACGCCGAGGGGGAACTCGCGGCTCGCACCGACCCGGAGTGGATCGACGCACTTGCGCGAAACGGATACTCCCTCGACGACGCGGGCGAGATCGCCGAACTCGCGCACGCCGTCCGTCCGCTCTCGCGGCGTTCGAACCAGATCGAGGCAAACCGTGCGAAGTTGCTGCTCGAGTGGCGGTCGGAGCATCCGGGACAGGAGCCCGACCACGACGTACTGCAGCACATCGACCGGCTTGCCTGGGCGAAGAACCGTCCGAACAAGCCCGGCGTGGTGGATGAGTCCGAGTGGGCGGAGCTCATCCGCGACGAGCTGCGCACGATCGACCCCGACCTGCTGCGGCCGCGGTCCACCAAGAACCTGCAGGCGGTGGCCATCCAGGATGTCGATCGAGACCTGCTTGCGGCGCGGGCGCTCGTAGACGCCGACTCCCGCTCGGCTGCATGCGGTGGAAGGTTCAGCGCCTACGACCTGCGAGCGGGCGCAACGCGCGCAGTTGCGGCGTCCGGGGTCGTCGCCTACCGCGACGATCTGCAGGAGCTCATTGACGACGTCATGGCGCGGGGTCTCGATCACACCGTCGACCTGCTCGGGGCCGAACGCGAGCGGCCGGAGCACATCAAGGGCTTTATGGCCGCCACGACCGCGGGGCTGAAGGTCGAGCTGGCCGCGCGGTTCGATGCGCTCACGCGGGCGGGGCAGCCGGTGGGTCACGACGACATTGCCGACATCGCTGACCTGGTCCTGGACGCCGACGTGACGCTCGACGAAGGTCAAGCGGATGCTGCGGCCGCGATCGCTGGCACGGACCGTCTGGTGTCGGTGACGGGGCCGGCGGGCGCGGGCAAGACAACGATGCTCCGCGTCGCGCGTGCCGCGCTGCAGCGGCAGGGACGGCAGCTCGTTGTGGTCGCGCCGACGAAGAAGGCTGCGTCGGTCGCGGGACGGGAGATCGGCGCGACCGCGTTGAGCCTGCACGCGCTGCTCGCCGACCATGGCTGGCGCTGGGGTCGCGACGAAGCCGGTGCCGAGGTGTGGACGCGGCTGCGGGTCGGCGATGCGGATCCGCGCACAGGTGGGATGTTCGCTGGGCCGCGTCGGTTCGCGCTGCGGCCGGGTGATCGGGTCGTCGTCGACGAGGCGGGAATGGTGGATCTGCACACTGCTTCGGCGCTGGCGGCGGTCGCTGCGGAAACTGGCGCCGGCGTCGCGATGGTCGGCGACCACCTCCAGGCCATGCCGGTCGGCCACGCCGGCGCGATGGCGTGCATGACCCGCCGCGCTACTGCCGTCGTCGAGCTGACTGCGGTGCATCGCTTCCGCGACCCGGACTATGCCGCGCTCACGCTGCGCATGCGGGAACCGGCGTCGCGCGATGATGCGCTCGCCGTTGCGTCCGAGCTCGATGCGCGGGGTTCGATTCGCCGGGTGACGGATGCTGCGCAAGCCAGAGACGTGATGGTCGACGCCTGGTTCCGCTGGGCAGCGACGCGCCGACGCGTGGCGCTGGTGACGAGCACGAACGAAGAGGCGGACGCGATCAACGAGGCGATCCAGGAGCGGCGGGTGGAACTCGGGCAGCTGCACGCTGGCCGACTGGCCATGGGGCAGGGGGAGCAGCGACTGCTCGAGGGGGACGTTGTGCAGACACGGCTCAATGATCGAGAGGCTGACGTGGAGAACCGAGCGTTGTGGACGATTCGTCGGATTGGTTCTTCGGACATCGTCCTGGTCGCGCTAGGGGACAGTGGCGATACGCGGCGAGTGCCGCTCGAGTATGCAGCGGAACATGTGCACTTGGCCTACGCCTCGACCGTGCACGGCATCCAGGGCGAAACGACGGATGCATCGATCGTTGGCCCCGGCGTCGACGCTTCGGGGCTCTACGTGGGGATGACACGCGGGCGGTTGCACAACGAGGCGATCGCAGTCGGGTGGAGTTCGGATGCCGCGCAGGAACATGTCGCGGACAGCATGATGCGCGGCGCCCAGGAGGTGAGCATCGACGACTCGGTGCGGGCCGCACGGAATGAGCTTGGACGTGCGGCTCGTGCTTCGGCGGTTCCACGTAGGGAGAGTGACGCCGCGGGCGTACGCCCTGACCATCCATCGGATGCGGCTCACCGTCGCGAATGGCTAGAGTCCGCCACCGATGCCTTGGCCTCACTCGAAGCTCAGATCGCGGGCGAGGCGGCCGTGCACCACGCGCGCGGGTCAGCTGACTCGAAGAGGTGCGAGGCTCTGATGCGTCAACGGGATCGAGTCCGTCTCGCTATCGATGAAATCGGTCGGGCTCACGAACGAACGGCCCCAGAGGTGCCAAACCTCGCAGCCCCCCACCGGGACCACGTGCGCGCTCCGCATGCGGTGAATCACGCCGTCGACCATGCCTCGCGTGGTCTCTAA
- a CDS encoding GntR family transcriptional regulator produces MRIELSGSTPPADQIADQLRGSISSGQLLPDERLPSVRQLARDLAVAPGTVAKAYRSLEGEGFVTARPGGATRVSPHASPASARVLSAARALSAECARAELSADDAVRILRAVWGS; encoded by the coding sequence GTGCGCATTGAACTGTCCGGTTCTACTCCACCGGCCGATCAGATCGCGGATCAGCTCCGCGGCTCAATCTCTTCCGGGCAGCTCCTTCCGGATGAGCGCCTCCCGTCGGTCAGGCAGCTTGCCCGGGATTTAGCGGTTGCCCCGGGAACCGTCGCGAAGGCCTACCGCTCCCTGGAGGGCGAGGGTTTCGTCACCGCGCGACCGGGTGGCGCCACCCGCGTCAGCCCGCACGCGAGTCCAGCGAGCGCGCGAGTACTTAGCGCTGCGCGAGCTCTGTCAGCCGAGTGCGCTCGGGCGGAGCTGTCAGCGGATGACGCGGTGCGCATCCTTCGCGCCGTCTGGGGCAGCTGA
- a CDS encoding RNA polymerase sigma factor, translated as MGVDDGEIIARSVEERAVFAEIYDRHERVVFRYAARRVGVAHADDIVSETFLVAYDRRESFDGSDARPWLLGIATRLIGKLSREEARAWRGMVAADLARVDTDAFDAADDRLDADRLARRLGRMLARLPAGDRDALLLYTFADLDYEGVASSLGVPVGTVRSRLNRARRKLRAALASLGDVEKNHGRDFVPAPSAD; from the coding sequence GTGGGTGTTGATGACGGCGAGATCATCGCTCGCTCTGTTGAGGAGCGGGCGGTGTTCGCGGAGATCTATGACCGTCATGAGCGGGTGGTGTTCCGGTATGCGGCGCGGCGGGTGGGGGTCGCGCATGCGGATGACATCGTGTCGGAGACGTTTCTCGTCGCGTATGACCGGCGGGAGTCGTTCGATGGGTCGGATGCGCGCCCGTGGTTGTTGGGTATCGCGACGCGTCTGATCGGGAAGTTGTCGCGGGAGGAGGCGCGGGCCTGGCGGGGGATGGTCGCTGCTGATCTTGCTCGCGTCGACACGGATGCGTTTGACGCAGCTGATGATCGGTTGGATGCTGACCGGCTCGCGCGACGGCTGGGGCGCATGCTTGCGCGGTTGCCGGCCGGGGATCGGGACGCGTTGCTGCTGTACACGTTCGCTGACCTGGACTACGAGGGAGTCGCCTCGTCACTGGGCGTCCCTGTGGGGACGGTTCGGTCTCGGTTGAACAGGGCGAGGCGGAAGCTGCGCGCTGCGTTGGCGTCGTTGGGAGATGTGGAGAAGAACCATGGACGAGATTTCGTTCCTGCGCCGAGTGCGGACTGA